The nucleotide sequence GCCTGATGCTCAACTACCACTTCGCGATCGACTACGTGTTCGCGACGGTGGTGACGGATTTCCACGCGGTCGGCACCGTCCTGGTATACCTCTCGCTGCTGCCGTCCATCGCCTCCGCGGTGGAGTACGTGCGGGCGTTCTACTTGCTTGACACAGGGGAACAGCGAGGCTAATTCAGCCTTCGCTTCGCGGAACTAGCTCAGCTGGTAGAGCGTCGCCTTGCCAAGGCGAAGGTCGCCGGTTCGAACCCGGTGTTCCGCTCCATATGGCCCCGGAATCCTTGAGGATTTCGGGGTCTTCGTCTTTTTTCGGCGAAGGCGACGCCCATGCTGGCCCTAACATATTGACCCGTCGTGGGAATCCCGACGCCCAAGCCGCGCCTGGCACATGCTGGGCACATATTTGCCTGACCCTGACCCGGCGTTGACACTAGTCATGTGTACACGTAAACTGTGTGCATGAATTTGACCCTCTCGGTCGACGACAAGCTGGTCGAGAAGGCGCGGCAGGTGGCCTCCCGGCAGGGGACCAGCTTGCAAGCGCTCGTCCGGCAGTACATCGAGACGCTGGCGGGGTCTCGAGAGGGCGCAGCCCTCGTCCAACGCCTGGAAGACCAGTGGCGCGAAGCAGACAGGCATCTCCGCGCGCATCCTCCGAAGAAATACAAGTTCGATCGCGAGGAGCTGTACGCGGATCGCATCGGTCGTCGCCGGCGGGGCGAGTAGTGGCCGAGCGCTCCTTCTTCGACACGAACATCCTCGTTTACGCGCACGCTGGTGACGAACCGCAAAAGCGGAAAGTCGCTCGCAAGGTGCTATCAACGCATCTCGAAGATCAAACCGCTGTTTTCTCCACGCAGGTGCTCCAGGAATACTTCGTCGCGGCGACGCGAATCGGTCTG is from Deltaproteobacteria bacterium and encodes:
- a CDS encoding PIN domain-containing protein gives rise to the protein MHEFDPLGRRQAGREGAAGGLPAGDQLASARPAVHRDAGGVSRGRSPRPTPGRPVARSRQASPRASSEEIQVRSRGAVRGSHRSSPAGRVVAERSFFDTNILVYAHAGDEPQKRKVARKVLSTHLEDQTAVFSTQVLQEYFVAATRIGLPAEIAQQHVATYAQANVVQVTTELILAAIDLHRLHKLSFWDALIVRSARAAGCSVLFSEDMKQGQSYEGMMIENPFSR